GCCCATGGCCTCATAGAATTCACGGAACAAGCCGACCCAGGCATTCAAATCGCTGGAGCAGTTATTGGCAAGCACCATAGCAACCGGGCTGCCTTCCGGTGTATTTACGATATCAATCTCGGGGTGGGCCGCACTTAGATTCTGCTCCAGCACAAACATGGCAAAGACCGACGTTCCCACGGAAATATTGCCGGTGCGTTTCCTGACGCTGCCTGTAGCGACCATGCCTGTTCCGGCATCGCCCTCCGGCGGGCATAGCGGAATACCGGACTGCAAACGGCCTGACGGGTCGATCAGCCGGGTACCTGCTTCACTGAGATTTCCTGCATTCATACCAGCTGTATACACTGTAGGCAGGATATCTTGCAGCTTCCATGGATAACCCCTGCCGGCAGTTAGAGTGGTGAACTGCTTCACCATTTCTTCATTGTACTGCTTCGTTGCTTCGTCGATGGGGAACATCCCGGAGGCATCCCCGATCCCGAGCGCCCTGCGGCCCGTCAGCAGCAAGTGAATGTAACCCGATAAAGTCGTAAGATAATCTATTCCGGCCACATGCTCTTCACTGTTCAAAATAGCCTGATACAAGTGGGCGATACTCCAGCGCTCTGGAATTTTGAACTGGAATGTCCTGCTTAGCTCCGATGCAGCGGCGCTTGTGGTAGCATTGCGCCAGGTACGGAATGGAACGAGCAGCTCTCCCGCCTGGTCCAGCGCAATATACCCCTGCATCATGGCCGAGCAGCCTATAGAGCCGACGGTTTGCAGTGTGACACCATAGGTCTGCTGAACCGCTTGCTGTAATTGCTGGTAGGCTGCTTGCAGCCCTTGAACTGCTTCACTGAGATCGTAGGTCCAGTACCCATTAGTGAATTGATTCTCCCATTCATAGGTGCCGGAGGCAATCGTTTCAAAATGGTGATCGATCAGCACAGTCTTGATTCGCGTAGACCCAAACTCAATTCCGAGCGACGTTTCTCCCTGAACAATCGCCTGTTTGATGGAATGCGTCATGATAGCGTTCCCCCTCTGGCTAAAATTGTCCAGAATATAACATATACAAGCAATAGTGTACAACCCCTCGGCTCTTTTTTGAACTGACTTTATCCTGATTGGCTGTTGCAAATCTGCAATAAACCCTCCGTAAGAAAAATATTTTATTTTTTTTGGCCACGCTAAAATGTCTTGAAGTCTTATCTCCAACCCTTTGTCAGATCCGCCGGACAGGATAGGTCATGGACCTTGTTCATTTTAATGCCCATCCGGCCCGGCTGGAGAAAATAGTGTGGTTATTTTGCGACTGGCGGGTCCCGCGGAAACGCAGAAAATATACTTAGCGGTACAAATCAAGAAATCTTATGGCGGGCAGCGGCCGGAAGTCCAAATGTTCACCGCAGCGACGGCCAAGCTTTGAGTTCAAACCTAAGTAGGCTTGAATTAAGAGAACAGCTCCCCAACAATTTGTGAAGCCGCCAAGGCCAGTCGCAAAAAAACAACAGAAAAATGCCTTGAATTCAAGGTATTTTGGAGCTATTGACCGGTCTTTTATTCTGTATTACGATGACATTGAGAAAAGTTTCACAAGGAAATTCAGTCTCGCAAATCAGCAAAAATGAGACACACAGAAAGGCTATTATTTTTTTAATATGTGTAGTGAAATAATTCACATAAAGAGGAGCAGATGAAATGACAAAAGTAATTTCAGCAGCCAAAGCAGCAGAACTCATCAAGGACGGGGACACCGTAGCAGCGAGCGGATTTGGATTATCCTGCTGGGCAGAAGAGATGGGGATCGCCATTGAAGAGCGCTTCCTGCAGACCGGACAACCGAAGAATCTGACCGTGATGCACGCCAGTGCCGTCGGCAACCGCCGCGACAAGGGCATGAGCCACCTGGGCCATGAAGGCCTCATCAAACGCTGGATTGGCGGTATCGCCATCGCTTCCCCAGGGCTAGCTAAGCTGATCGAAGAAGATAAATGCGAAGCCTACAATCTGCCGCAGGGAGTCATTACCCAGCTCTACCGCGAGATTGCCGCTAAGCGTCCGGGTGTGATTACCAAGGTAGGCATGGAGACCTTCGTCGATCCCCGCGTGGAGGGCGGCAAGATGTCCCCTTCTACGAAGGAAGACATTGTGAAGGTGATTGAACTGGAAGGCGAGGAGTGGCTGTTCTACAAGACCTTCCCGATTCAGATCGCCCTCATCCGCGGAACCGTAGCGGACGAGAACGGCAACCTGACGCTGGAAAAAGAAGGACTGCACATGGAGGTGCTGCCGATTGCCCAGGCGGTCCGCAACTCCGGCGGCATCGTGATTGCCCAGGTAGAGACCGTGGCCAAGAACGGCACCTTGAATCCGAAGGATGTGAAGGTGCCGGGCATTCTGGTAGATTACCTCGTCGTGTCCACCCCGGAGAATCATTACCAGACCGAGAATACGCAGTATAACCCGGCATTCTCCGGTCATGTGAAAGTGCCTGTGGATTCGATTGAAGTCCTGCCGCTGGATGAACGCAAAATCATCTCCCGCCGCACAGCCGTCGAGCTTCAGCCGAATACCATTCTGAATCTCGGCGTCGGCATCCCGGTGAATGTAGCGAACATTGCTGCTGAAGAGGGCGTGGACGACCAACTGATTCTGACGACAGAGGCAGGCTCGATTGGCGGTGTTCCCGCAGGTCTGAAGGATTTCGGGCATGCCTACAACTCCGAGGCGATTGTAGATCATGATTCCCAGTTCGATTTCTATGACGGCGGCGGCATTGATCTGTCGGTCCTTGGCCTGGCCCAGACGGATGAGTCGGGAAACGTGAATGTCAGTAAATTCGGCACACGCGTTGCGGGCTGCGGCGGATTCATCAATATCTCTCAGGCGGCGAAGAAGCTGGTATTCGCGGGTACTTTTACAGCGGGCGGGCTGCAGATCAAGGTAGAGAACGGTAAGCTGCACATCATTCAAGAGGGCAAGGCCAAGAAATTCATCTCAAAGGTACAGCAGATCACCTTCAGCGGATCTTATGCCGCCAAGGTACAGCAGCCGGTTGTGTATGTTACGGAGCGCGCTGTCTTTGAACTTCTGAACGGGAAAATGACCTTAACCGAAATCGCGCCAGGCATTGACTTGCAGACAGAGATTCTGGATCAGATGGACTTCAAGCCGGTCATTTCACCGAATCTGAAGGAGATGGACGCGGCTATGTTCCAAGAGAACTGGGGCATGCTGAAGTCGATTATCGCCGATAAGAACCGGGTGCTGCAGGAAGTGTAAGCATTAGCAAGCTCTAATCATAAACCATATCAGAAAAGAGATGAGATCATGAACGTAGAATTGAACCGCTGGAGGATACTCATTGCCTCAACAATTATTAACATCTGTGTAGGCGCGATTTATGCTTTTAGTATTTTTGCACTGCCGCTGACCAAGGTATTTGATGTGACGATGCCGGTTATTATGATTGCTTTTACAATTAATGGGGCGATTTCCCCGATTCCGATGATTCTGGGCGGCAAGCTGGTGGATAAAGGCGGGGCCAAGAAGGCGGTCTTCATCGGCGGTGCAATGTTCGGGATTGGTTTCATTCTCTCGGGTCTGGCTACTGCACCTTGGATGCTGTATATCACTTATGGCGTCATTACCGGGATTGGCCAGGGAATCGTGTATTCCTCGACCATCGGGAACAGCGTCAAGCTCTTTCCGGATAAAAGAGGGCTGGCAGCGGGGATCGTTACCGCCGGATATGGCGGCGGCACCATCGCTATCGCTCCTATCGCTAATGCGCTGATCACTAGCAATGGTGTACAATCTGCTTTAATTACGCTCGGTATTGCTTTCCTGGTGGTTATTCTGGGCCTTGGCTTGCTGGTGAAGCCTGCTCCTGCCGGTTATGCTCCTGAGGGCTGGACGCCTCCGGCTGCCGCAGCTGTAAAGGGCGGAGCCAACATCCGGTGGAACGAGATGATTAAGAAGCCGATATTCTATGTGATTGCCTGCCTGTTCCTGATCGGCGCCCTGTCTGGTATGATGGTGACCTCGAACGCATCTGTTATCGGTCAAAAAATGTTCGGCTTAACCGCAGCCGCCGCAGCGCTCTATGTCAGCTTGTACTCCCTGAGCAACTGTCTGGGCCGTGTATTCTGGGGCGCAGTGTCCGATAGAATCGGCCGGGTGAAATGCCTGCTGATGATCTACCTTGTCATTGCAGCTATGATGCTCACGATTGCTTTATCCTCTTCTGTTGCCGGATTTGCTGTCGCCATTGCCGGAATCGGCTTATGCTTCGGCGGAACGATGGGCATCTTCCCGTCCATTGTCGGTGAGAAATTCGGCATGAAATATTACGGCGTGAACTACGGTGTCACCTTCATCGGCTACTCGGGAGCCGCATTCTTTGGACCGAGAATTGCCGGCAGTGTAGCGGCAGCCAATGACGGCAACTTCACGAATGCTTTTTACATCGCGCTGGTCATCTCCCTGGTCGGCTTCGCCTTAACCTTCGTCTACAAAGCGATGGAGAACAAGCAGAAGCCCGAGCCGGAAGTGGCTAAGGCGGCTTAAAAAATTTATTAATATATGGAGGTAATTATAATGTCGATTACACAACTGTTAGGAATTAAATATCCGATTTTCCAGGGCGGTATGGCTCAGATTGCCGTGTCTCCGCTGGTAGGCGCTGTATCCAACGCAGGCGGGCTGGGCATCATCGGCTCCGGCGGATTCACCGCCGACCGTCTCCGTGACGAGATCCGCAAGGCCAAAGCAAGCACCGATAAGCCGTTTGCCGTTAACCTGATGCTGATGATGAACAATATTCCTGAGCTGATCCAGGTTATTATAGAAGAAGGCGTGAAGATCGTAACCACAGGCGCAGGCACCCCCGCTCCTTATATGCCGGTTCTGAAGGAGCATGGCATTATCGTGATTCCGGTAGTCCCTTCCGTCAAAATCGCCAAGAAAATGGAAGCGCTCGGTGTCGATGCGATTGTAGCTGAGGGAACGGAGGCTGGCGGACATGTTGGTGAAACTACGACGATGGCCTTGCTGCCGCAAGTCGCCAGCGCGGTATCGATTCCGGTAATCGGGGCCGGCGGGATTGCCGATGGACGCGGGATTGCCGCTGCTTTTGCACTCGGAGCCCAGGGGGTTCAGGTTGGAACCCGGTTCCTCGCAACTGTGGAATGCCCGACACATGAGAACTTCAAGCTGGCGGTTATCAACGCCGATGATACCAGCACAACCGTAACCGGCCGCAGTCTGGGCGGACCTGTAAGAAGCATTAAGAACAGCATGATTGCCGAATTCCTAAGAATGGAGAATGAGAAGGCATCGCGTGAGGAGCTGGAGAGCTTAAGCCTGGGCTCGCTGCGCAGAGCTGTATATGAAGGAGATACCGATACTGGCTCCGTAATGGCTGGACAGATCTGCGGGATGGTCAACCAAATTACCACCGTGGAAGAGATGATCACCACCATGTTCGCTGAGGCGCAGGAAGTCATGGACAAGATGGGCAAAGTAACCTTTGAAGCTGTAGCACACGCCTAATTAAGGTTTTGCTAACCATTAGCCAAATGGTATCATTTATATAATGATGCGGTTTGGCTTTTTGTCTAGCCGGAATGTAAGCGTCCATATTATGGTATAGGACTGATGAATGTGACCAAAAAAAACAAAAATACCAATAAACCCTCCATCGACGAGTTCGTGGAAGAATATCCGTCTACATTATTTGTGACCGATCAGAACGGGAATATCCTCATCTCGAATGAATTCACCGCGCTAACCATCGGTATCCATCTGGAAGAACTGCTTAAGGCGAATGTCCAGGATCTGGTGAAGGCGGGCTATTACAGCCATTCCATCACGATGGAGGCTATCGCGACCAAGCAGAAGGTATCCCGGACCGTCAATACCTCCAGAGGCTTCCATGTCTTCTCGTCGGCGATTCCCATTCTGGACAAGGACGGGGAGGTACAGCTGGTCGTTACCACCTCCAACGAATTCAGCCAGGAGCAGAACTATTATGAAGCAAATGTGCCTGTCGCCCAGCAGATCCATAAGCAGTTAGGCGGTATGGCGGCGGAGAAGAAGAAGGGCATCGTGGCCGAGAGTCTGGCGATGAAGCAGATTATCAAGGTCTGTAACCAGATTGCGTCTTACGACAGCAAGGTGCTGATCTACGGCGAGTCCGGGACGGGCAAAGAAGTGATTGCCAAGTACATCCATCTGAAGAGCGAGAAGTGGAAGGGGCCATTCATTCCGATTAACTGCGCTGCGATTGCTCCGGCTCTTTTTGAATACGAATTGTTCGGGTATGAGAAGGGCGTGCTCGAGGGGCAGACGGAGGTTAAGGCCGGTATGATTGAAATTGCGAGCGGCGGCGTACTGTTCCTCGATGAGATTGCTGATCTGCCGATGGAGATGCAGGCCAAGCTGCTGCGGGTGCTGGAGAACAATGAAGTGCGGCGGGTGGGCGGTCTTACAAATATTCCGGTCAATTGCCGGGTGATCTCCGCGACGAACCGCGATTTGTGGAGTCTGGTGAAGAAGGGGCTGTTCCGCGAGGATCTGTATTACCGGATTAACGTCATCCCGATTCATATCCCGCCGCTGCGCAACCGCAAGCTGGATCTGGTAGGGTTAATCTCCAGCTTCATCGCCGGCTTCAATGAGATGTACGGCAAGAAATATGTGCTCAGTGCCGAAGAGTTCGATAAGATGCTGAACGAGCCCTGGCATGGAAACGTGAGAGAACTAAGGAATTACATCGAGAGGCTGGTGGTGACCGAGCATGTGGGCCAGAGCCCGCAGGAGGAAGAGCAGATCGGCGACTGGTTCTCCCTTGACCATTTCATCGAGAAGAATAAGCACCAGCTCTCCACCCTGAAGGATTTCACTGCCGTAGCGGAGGGCCATTATATCAAAAAAGTGCTGCAGGATTGTGCCGGGAACGGGACCGAGGCGGCCAAGCGCCTGAACGTAGACCGGTCGGTGATTTACAGAAAGCTGAAGAAGATGGAAGAGGTGCTGGGGAATTAAGTGAACCAATTTCCAGGATTAGGCGTATTAACTATTATGCCTATAATTCTATGGAAATGGAGTGAATTAAATGAATGTGTCATGGTTACGTTCCCGCTCTGCCTTGTGGACGAGGACTGTGTTATCGGCTGCACTGGTTCTGACACTGACGGCCCCGGCTGTCCATGCCGCCGCTGTTCCCCCTGCTTCTTCGGCCGCTCCGGCCGCTGCCGCTGTAACGGGCAAGCCGCTGACTACTGAGAATGTGGATGCCTTCCTTAAGCCGTTCTTCGGCTCGAAGGATGTGCAGGCACAGCTTGCCGGTGCCGTTGTTGTAGTCGTTAAGGACGGCAAGGCCGTAGTGAAGGAAGGCTTCGGATACGCAGATAAGGCTGCCAAAACCAAGGTAGACCCTGACAAGACCGTCTTCCGTATGGCCTCTGTCTCCAAAACCTTCACCGCCACTGCTGCCATGCAGCTCGTGGAGCAGGGCAAGCTCGATTTGAAGGCGGATTTTCAAACCTATACCGGCAAGATGGCCTTCGACAATCCCTTCGGAGTTCCGGTAACGGTTGCGGATCTGCTGACTCACACCACCGG
The window above is part of the Paenibacillus sp. FSL H8-0048 genome. Proteins encoded here:
- a CDS encoding xylulokinase, yielding MTHSIKQAIVQGETSLGIEFGSTRIKTVLIDHHFETIASGTYEWENQFTNGYWTYDLSEAVQGLQAAYQQLQQAVQQTYGVTLQTVGSIGCSAMMQGYIALDQAGELLVPFRTWRNATTSAAASELSRTFQFKIPERWSIAHLYQAILNSEEHVAGIDYLTTLSGYIHLLLTGRRALGIGDASGMFPIDEATKQYNEEMVKQFTTLTAGRGYPWKLQDILPTVYTAGMNAGNLSEAGTRLIDPSGRLQSGIPLCPPEGDAGTGMVATGSVRKRTGNISVGTSVFAMFVLEQNLSAAHPEIDIVNTPEGSPVAMVLANNCSSDLNAWVGLFREFYEAMGFTPDMDQLFSVLLNQALEADADGGGLLSYGYYSGENITGIAEGRPLFVRSPQSRFTLANFMRAHLYSAFAALRLGMEILTGQERVTIDRISAHGGLFRTPQVGQRICATALNVPVSVLSTAGEGGAWGIAILASYMRHKEPNESLADYLSSKVFCNMEGQEVAPDPADVDGFARYMERYTSGLPIEQAAAEHLLENRKRGESL
- a CDS encoding acyl CoA:acetate/3-ketoacid CoA transferase, producing the protein MTKVISAAKAAELIKDGDTVAASGFGLSCWAEEMGIAIEERFLQTGQPKNLTVMHASAVGNRRDKGMSHLGHEGLIKRWIGGIAIASPGLAKLIEEDKCEAYNLPQGVITQLYREIAAKRPGVITKVGMETFVDPRVEGGKMSPSTKEDIVKVIELEGEEWLFYKTFPIQIALIRGTVADENGNLTLEKEGLHMEVLPIAQAVRNSGGIVIAQVETVAKNGTLNPKDVKVPGILVDYLVVSTPENHYQTENTQYNPAFSGHVKVPVDSIEVLPLDERKIISRRTAVELQPNTILNLGVGIPVNVANIAAEEGVDDQLILTTEAGSIGGVPAGLKDFGHAYNSEAIVDHDSQFDFYDGGGIDLSVLGLAQTDESGNVNVSKFGTRVAGCGGFINISQAAKKLVFAGTFTAGGLQIKVENGKLHIIQEGKAKKFISKVQQITFSGSYAAKVQQPVVYVTERAVFELLNGKMTLTEIAPGIDLQTEILDQMDFKPVISPNLKEMDAAMFQENWGMLKSIIADKNRVLQEV
- a CDS encoding L-lactate MFS transporter, whose product is MNVELNRWRILIASTIINICVGAIYAFSIFALPLTKVFDVTMPVIMIAFTINGAISPIPMILGGKLVDKGGAKKAVFIGGAMFGIGFILSGLATAPWMLYITYGVITGIGQGIVYSSTIGNSVKLFPDKRGLAAGIVTAGYGGGTIAIAPIANALITSNGVQSALITLGIAFLVVILGLGLLVKPAPAGYAPEGWTPPAAAAVKGGANIRWNEMIKKPIFYVIACLFLIGALSGMMVTSNASVIGQKMFGLTAAAAALYVSLYSLSNCLGRVFWGAVSDRIGRVKCLLMIYLVIAAMMLTIALSSSVAGFAVAIAGIGLCFGGTMGIFPSIVGEKFGMKYYGVNYGVTFIGYSGAAFFGPRIAGSVAAANDGNFTNAFYIALVISLVGFALTFVYKAMENKQKPEPEVAKAA
- a CDS encoding DUF561 domain-containing protein; translation: MSITQLLGIKYPIFQGGMAQIAVSPLVGAVSNAGGLGIIGSGGFTADRLRDEIRKAKASTDKPFAVNLMLMMNNIPELIQVIIEEGVKIVTTGAGTPAPYMPVLKEHGIIVIPVVPSVKIAKKMEALGVDAIVAEGTEAGGHVGETTTMALLPQVASAVSIPVIGAGGIADGRGIAAAFALGAQGVQVGTRFLATVECPTHENFKLAVINADDTSTTVTGRSLGGPVRSIKNSMIAEFLRMENEKASREELESLSLGSLRRAVYEGDTDTGSVMAGQICGMVNQITTVEEMITTMFAEAQEVMDKMGKVTFEAVAHA
- a CDS encoding sigma-54 interaction domain-containing protein, which codes for MNVTKKNKNTNKPSIDEFVEEYPSTLFVTDQNGNILISNEFTALTIGIHLEELLKANVQDLVKAGYYSHSITMEAIATKQKVSRTVNTSRGFHVFSSAIPILDKDGEVQLVVTTSNEFSQEQNYYEANVPVAQQIHKQLGGMAAEKKKGIVAESLAMKQIIKVCNQIASYDSKVLIYGESGTGKEVIAKYIHLKSEKWKGPFIPINCAAIAPALFEYELFGYEKGVLEGQTEVKAGMIEIASGGVLFLDEIADLPMEMQAKLLRVLENNEVRRVGGLTNIPVNCRVISATNRDLWSLVKKGLFREDLYYRINVIPIHIPPLRNRKLDLVGLISSFIAGFNEMYGKKYVLSAEEFDKMLNEPWHGNVRELRNYIERLVVTEHVGQSPQEEEQIGDWFSLDHFIEKNKHQLSTLKDFTAVAEGHYIKKVLQDCAGNGTEAAKRLNVDRSVIYRKLKKMEEVLGN